One segment of Fusarium oxysporum f. sp. lycopersici 4287 chromosome 7, whole genome shotgun sequence DNA contains the following:
- a CDS encoding chitin synthase 3 — protein MSYNRLDDDYYNNEMDPRYGAQPQQHPHPHRTPSPGQPLQQGYQLDDNPFDDGRYGQYGPSQQHLAMPSGPDQHRLPTPSDHLNLNAAQSVDNLSGYGPPGDYAVNPEAHHDAYYNQPYEPRPQQQPYDQGYDQEYDQPYDDHRPMLQHQPSDAPSEPYQDQPQQGGGIKRWKTVKQVLLYRGNLVLDCPVPPVLLQQNPHGERDEFTHMRYSAATCDPNDFYDHDFTLRQRLFTKPRHTELFIVVTMYNEDDILFARTMTGVFKNIEYMCNRPNSKTWGKDAWKKIVVCVVSDGRSKINPRTKALLAGMGVYQEGIAKQQVNGKDVTAHIYEYTTQTHLQIKNDVVQLVHRRQPVQMLFCLKEKNAKKINSHRWFFTAFGRVLDPNICVLLDAGTRPGGSSIYHLWKAFDLEPMCGGACGEIKAMLGTGGKYLLNPLVAAQNFEYKMSNILDKPLESAFGFISVLPGAFSAYRYVALQNDKNGKGPLEKYFLGETLHGGSDAGLFESNMYLAEDRILCFELVTKRNCHWILQYVKSATGETDVPDTVTELVLQRRRWLNGSFFAAIYAIVHFLDFLRSDHTFLRKFAFFIEFIFNTINMIFAWFAIGNFFLVFKILTTSLGDDTLLGRTGEILGVVFTWLYGVFLITCFVLSLGNRPAGSGRLYTAMCWFWAIIMIYLLFAAIFIAVKAIIADVNDANGFNFADIFKNKVFYMLIISVMSTFGIWLIASLIMLDPWHMATSLVQYMLLTPTFTNVLNVYAFCNTHDVSWGTKGDDKVEKLPSVNTKDGTGKTDLPDEGDLNAQYQRELAVFAQKHVEVKTTPTPSQLQEKQMDYYRGVRTGVVLIWMVSNFGLAALVLSSAGLDRISPNKDKDHEAEQLSRSNIYMSIVLWSVAGLSAFKFIGAMWFLVVRMFRGV, from the exons ATGTCGTATAATCGCCTAG ACGACGATTACTATAACAACGAAATGGATCCTCGCTATGGGGcacagcctcagcaacatcCACACCCTCACCGGACGCCTTCGCCAGGACAGCCGCTCCAGCAAGGCTACCAGCTCGACGATAATCCCTTCGACGATGGCCGATATGGACAGTATGGCCCTTCTCAGCAGCACCTTGCTATGCCCTCGGGCCCCGACCAGCACCGGTTACCTACTCCAAGCGATCATTTGAACCTCAATGCGGCT CAGTCCGTCGACAATTTGTCTGGCTACGGCCCTCCTGGTGATTACGCCGTAAACCCTGAAGCGCATCACGATGCCTACTACAACCAACCTTACGAGCCTCGtcctcagcagcaacccTACGATCAGGGTTATGACCAAGAATACGACCAACCCTACGATGATCACAGGCCTATGCTGCAACATCAACCATCAGATGCGCCAAGCGAACCATACCAAGACCAACCGCAACAAGGTGGTGGAATTAAGCGCTGGAAAACCGTCAAGCAAGTCCTCTTGTACCGCGGTAACCTGGTTCTGGATTGTCCTGTTCCTCCAGTTCTGCTGCAACAGAACCCCCATGGAGAGCGTGATGAGTTCACACACATGCGATATTCCGCTGCGACTTGCGATCCCAATGACTTCTACGACCACGACTTCACACTGCGACAGAGGCTCTTCACAAAGCCCCGCCATACTGAGCTGTTCATTGTTGTGACAATGTATAACGAGGACGATATTTTGTTTGCCCGAACCATGACCGGTGTTTTCAAGAACATCGAGTACATGTGTAACCGTCCCAACAGTAAGACATGGGGTAAAGACGCGTGGAAGAAGATCGTCGTCTGTGTCGTCAGTGATGGTCGTTCCAAGATCAACCCCAGGACCAAGGCTCTTTTGGCCGGTATGGGTGTGTACCAAGAGGGTATCGCCAAGCAGCAGGTCAACGGAAAGGACGTCACAGCCCATATTTACGAATACACCACGCAAACTCACCTTCAGATCAAGAACGACGTTGTTCAGCTCGTCCACCGACGCCAGCCAGTCCAAATGCTGTTCTgtttgaaggagaagaacgCCAAGAAGATTAATTCACACAGATGGTTTTTTACGGCCTTTGGTAGAGTCCTGGACCCTAACATTTGTGTGCTTCTCGATGCGGGTACTCGACCCGGTGGAAGCTCAATTTACCATCTCTGGAAGGCCTTTGATCTCGAGCCCATGTGTGGTGGTGCTTGTGGTGAGATCAAGGCTATGTTGGGTACTGGTGGAAAATACCTTCTGAACCCCCTCGTCGCTGCTCAGAATTTTGAGTACAAGATGAGCAACATTCTCGATAAACCATTGGAATCTGCTTTTGGTTTTATCTCTGTGTTGCCCGGTGCCTTCTCAGCCTACCGCTATGTAGCTCTTCAAAATGACAAGAACGGAAAGGGGCCTCTTGAGAAATACTTCTTGGGTGAGACGCTCCACGGTGGAAGCGATGCTGGTCTTTTCGAGTCCAACATGTATCTCGCCGAAGATCGTATTCTTTGCTTCGAGCTGGTCACTAAGCGCAACTGCCATTGGATCCTGCAGTACGTCAAGTCAGCTACTGGCGAGACTGATGTTCCCGATACGGTTACCGAGCTTGTTCTCCAGCGTCGTCGTTGGCTCAACGGTTCTTTCTTCGCTGCTATCTACGCTATTGTTCACTTCCTCGACTTCCTCCGATCTGATCACACTTTCTTGCGAAAGtttgccttcttcatcgaattcatcttcaacactaTTAACATGATCTTCGCTTGGTTCGCTATTGGTAACTTCTTCCTCGTTTTCAAGATTCTCACAACAAGTTTGGGAGATGATACGTTACTTGGGCGGACAGGAGAAATTCTGGGTGTCGTTTTCACCTGGCTCTACGGTGTATTCCTGATTACTTGCTTCGTTTTATCTCTGGGCAATCGACCAGCAGGTTCTGGTAGGCTCTATACCGCCATGTGTTGGTTCTGGGCTATTATCATGAT CTATCTATTGTTTGCTGCTATTTTCATCGCTGTCAAAGCTATCATAGCTGACGTCAACGACGCAAACGGCTTTAATTTTGCAgacatcttcaagaacaaggtctTTTACATGCTCATCATCTCAGTCATGTCGACATTTGGTATCTGGTTGATCGCTTCGCTGATCATGCTGGATCCCTGGCACATGGCTACCTCTTTGGTCCAGTACATGCTTCTCACGCCCACCTTTACAAATGTTCTGAACGTCTACGCCTTCTGCAACACCCACGATGTTTCTTGGGGTACCAAGGGTGACgacaaggttgagaagcttccTTCGGTCAACACCAAGGATGGTACTGGAAAAACGGATCTGCCCGACGAAGGAGATTTGAACGCACAATACCAGCGAGAACTTGCTGTCTTTGCGCAGAAGCATGTTGAAGTCAAGACTACTCCTACTCCCAGCCAGCTTCAGGAGAAGCAAATGGACTACTACAGAGGTGTTCGTACTGGCGTCGTGCTCATCTGGATGGTGTCAAACTTTGGTCTGGCGGCGCTTGTTCTGAGCTCTGCAGGTCTGGATCGAATCAGCCCGAACAAGGATAAGGACCATGAAGCGGAACAGCTGAGCCGATCCAACATCTACATGTCTATCGTCCTTTGGAGTGTGGCAGGTCTGAGCGCGTTCAAGTTTATCGGTGCGATGTGGTTCTTGGTGGTGCGCATGTTCCGAGGTGTCTAA
- a CDS encoding chitin synthase 3, with protein MDPRYGAQPQQHPHPHRTPSPGQPLQQGYQLDDNPFDDGRYGQYGPSQQHLAMPSGPDQHRLPTPSDHLNLNAAQSVDNLSGYGPPGDYAVNPEAHHDAYYNQPYEPRPQQQPYDQGYDQEYDQPYDDHRPMLQHQPSDAPSEPYQDQPQQGGGIKRWKTVKQVLLYRGNLVLDCPVPPVLLQQNPHGERDEFTHMRYSAATCDPNDFYDHDFTLRQRLFTKPRHTELFIVVTMYNEDDILFARTMTGVFKNIEYMCNRPNSKTWGKDAWKKIVVCVVSDGRSKINPRTKALLAGMGVYQEGIAKQQVNGKDVTAHIYEYTTQTHLQIKNDVVQLVHRRQPVQMLFCLKEKNAKKINSHRWFFTAFGRVLDPNICVLLDAGTRPGGSSIYHLWKAFDLEPMCGGACGEIKAMLGTGGKYLLNPLVAAQNFEYKMSNILDKPLESAFGFISVLPGAFSAYRYVALQNDKNGKGPLEKYFLGETLHGGSDAGLFESNMYLAEDRILCFELVTKRNCHWILQYVKSATGETDVPDTVTELVLQRRRWLNGSFFAAIYAIVHFLDFLRSDHTFLRKFAFFIEFIFNTINMIFAWFAIGNFFLVFKILTTSLGDDTLLGRTGEILGVVFTWLYGVFLITCFVLSLGNRPAGSGRLYTAMCWFWAIIMIYLLFAAIFIAVKAIIADVNDANGFNFADIFKNKVFYMLIISVMSTFGIWLIASLIMLDPWHMATSLVQYMLLTPTFTNVLNVYAFCNTHDVSWGTKGDDKVEKLPSVNTKDGTGKTDLPDEGDLNAQYQRELAVFAQKHVEVKTTPTPSQLQEKQMDYYRGVRTGVVLIWMVSNFGLAALVLSSAGLDRISPNKDKDHEAEQLSRSNIYMSIVLWSVAGLSAFKFIGAMWFLVVRMFRGV; from the exons ATGGATCCTCGCTATGGGGcacagcctcagcaacatcCACACCCTCACCGGACGCCTTCGCCAGGACAGCCGCTCCAGCAAGGCTACCAGCTCGACGATAATCCCTTCGACGATGGCCGATATGGACAGTATGGCCCTTCTCAGCAGCACCTTGCTATGCCCTCGGGCCCCGACCAGCACCGGTTACCTACTCCAAGCGATCATTTGAACCTCAATGCGGCT CAGTCCGTCGACAATTTGTCTGGCTACGGCCCTCCTGGTGATTACGCCGTAAACCCTGAAGCGCATCACGATGCCTACTACAACCAACCTTACGAGCCTCGtcctcagcagcaacccTACGATCAGGGTTATGACCAAGAATACGACCAACCCTACGATGATCACAGGCCTATGCTGCAACATCAACCATCAGATGCGCCAAGCGAACCATACCAAGACCAACCGCAACAAGGTGGTGGAATTAAGCGCTGGAAAACCGTCAAGCAAGTCCTCTTGTACCGCGGTAACCTGGTTCTGGATTGTCCTGTTCCTCCAGTTCTGCTGCAACAGAACCCCCATGGAGAGCGTGATGAGTTCACACACATGCGATATTCCGCTGCGACTTGCGATCCCAATGACTTCTACGACCACGACTTCACACTGCGACAGAGGCTCTTCACAAAGCCCCGCCATACTGAGCTGTTCATTGTTGTGACAATGTATAACGAGGACGATATTTTGTTTGCCCGAACCATGACCGGTGTTTTCAAGAACATCGAGTACATGTGTAACCGTCCCAACAGTAAGACATGGGGTAAAGACGCGTGGAAGAAGATCGTCGTCTGTGTCGTCAGTGATGGTCGTTCCAAGATCAACCCCAGGACCAAGGCTCTTTTGGCCGGTATGGGTGTGTACCAAGAGGGTATCGCCAAGCAGCAGGTCAACGGAAAGGACGTCACAGCCCATATTTACGAATACACCACGCAAACTCACCTTCAGATCAAGAACGACGTTGTTCAGCTCGTCCACCGACGCCAGCCAGTCCAAATGCTGTTCTgtttgaaggagaagaacgCCAAGAAGATTAATTCACACAGATGGTTTTTTACGGCCTTTGGTAGAGTCCTGGACCCTAACATTTGTGTGCTTCTCGATGCGGGTACTCGACCCGGTGGAAGCTCAATTTACCATCTCTGGAAGGCCTTTGATCTCGAGCCCATGTGTGGTGGTGCTTGTGGTGAGATCAAGGCTATGTTGGGTACTGGTGGAAAATACCTTCTGAACCCCCTCGTCGCTGCTCAGAATTTTGAGTACAAGATGAGCAACATTCTCGATAAACCATTGGAATCTGCTTTTGGTTTTATCTCTGTGTTGCCCGGTGCCTTCTCAGCCTACCGCTATGTAGCTCTTCAAAATGACAAGAACGGAAAGGGGCCTCTTGAGAAATACTTCTTGGGTGAGACGCTCCACGGTGGAAGCGATGCTGGTCTTTTCGAGTCCAACATGTATCTCGCCGAAGATCGTATTCTTTGCTTCGAGCTGGTCACTAAGCGCAACTGCCATTGGATCCTGCAGTACGTCAAGTCAGCTACTGGCGAGACTGATGTTCCCGATACGGTTACCGAGCTTGTTCTCCAGCGTCGTCGTTGGCTCAACGGTTCTTTCTTCGCTGCTATCTACGCTATTGTTCACTTCCTCGACTTCCTCCGATCTGATCACACTTTCTTGCGAAAGtttgccttcttcatcgaattcatcttcaacactaTTAACATGATCTTCGCTTGGTTCGCTATTGGTAACTTCTTCCTCGTTTTCAAGATTCTCACAACAAGTTTGGGAGATGATACGTTACTTGGGCGGACAGGAGAAATTCTGGGTGTCGTTTTCACCTGGCTCTACGGTGTATTCCTGATTACTTGCTTCGTTTTATCTCTGGGCAATCGACCAGCAGGTTCTGGTAGGCTCTATACCGCCATGTGTTGGTTCTGGGCTATTATCATGAT CTATCTATTGTTTGCTGCTATTTTCATCGCTGTCAAAGCTATCATAGCTGACGTCAACGACGCAAACGGCTTTAATTTTGCAgacatcttcaagaacaaggtctTTTACATGCTCATCATCTCAGTCATGTCGACATTTGGTATCTGGTTGATCGCTTCGCTGATCATGCTGGATCCCTGGCACATGGCTACCTCTTTGGTCCAGTACATGCTTCTCACGCCCACCTTTACAAATGTTCTGAACGTCTACGCCTTCTGCAACACCCACGATGTTTCTTGGGGTACCAAGGGTGACgacaaggttgagaagcttccTTCGGTCAACACCAAGGATGGTACTGGAAAAACGGATCTGCCCGACGAAGGAGATTTGAACGCACAATACCAGCGAGAACTTGCTGTCTTTGCGCAGAAGCATGTTGAAGTCAAGACTACTCCTACTCCCAGCCAGCTTCAGGAGAAGCAAATGGACTACTACAGAGGTGTTCGTACTGGCGTCGTGCTCATCTGGATGGTGTCAAACTTTGGTCTGGCGGCGCTTGTTCTGAGCTCTGCAGGTCTGGATCGAATCAGCCCGAACAAGGATAAGGACCATGAAGCGGAACAGCTGAGCCGATCCAACATCTACATGTCTATCGTCCTTTGGAGTGTGGCAGGTCTGAGCGCGTTCAAGTTTATCGGTGCGATGTGGTTCTTGGTGGTGCGCATGTTCCGAGGTGTCTAA
- a CDS encoding chitin synthase 3 codes for MDPRYGAQPQQHPHPHRTPSPGQPLQQGYQLDDNPFDDGRYGQYGPSQQHLAMPSGPDQHRLPTPSDHLNLNAASVDNLSGYGPPGDYAVNPEAHHDAYYNQPYEPRPQQQPYDQGYDQEYDQPYDDHRPMLQHQPSDAPSEPYQDQPQQGGGIKRWKTVKQVLLYRGNLVLDCPVPPVLLQQNPHGERDEFTHMRYSAATCDPNDFYDHDFTLRQRLFTKPRHTELFIVVTMYNEDDILFARTMTGVFKNIEYMCNRPNSKTWGKDAWKKIVVCVVSDGRSKINPRTKALLAGMGVYQEGIAKQQVNGKDVTAHIYEYTTQTHLQIKNDVVQLVHRRQPVQMLFCLKEKNAKKINSHRWFFTAFGRVLDPNICVLLDAGTRPGGSSIYHLWKAFDLEPMCGGACGEIKAMLGTGGKYLLNPLVAAQNFEYKMSNILDKPLESAFGFISVLPGAFSAYRYVALQNDKNGKGPLEKYFLGETLHGGSDAGLFESNMYLAEDRILCFELVTKRNCHWILQYVKSATGETDVPDTVTELVLQRRRWLNGSFFAAIYAIVHFLDFLRSDHTFLRKFAFFIEFIFNTINMIFAWFAIGNFFLVFKILTTSLGDDTLLGRTGEILGVVFTWLYGVFLITCFVLSLGNRPAGSGRLYTAMCWFWAIIMIYLLFAAIFIAVKAIIADVNDANGFNFADIFKNKVFYMLIISVMSTFGIWLIASLIMLDPWHMATSLVQYMLLTPTFTNVLNVYAFCNTHDVSWGTKGDDKVEKLPSVNTKDGTGKTDLPDEGDLNAQYQRELAVFAQKHVEVKTTPTPSQLQEKQMDYYRGVRTGVVLIWMVSNFGLAALVLSSAGLDRISPNKDKDHEAEQLSRSNIYMSIVLWSVAGLSAFKFIGAMWFLVVRMFRGV; via the exons ATGGATCCTCGCTATGGGGcacagcctcagcaacatcCACACCCTCACCGGACGCCTTCGCCAGGACAGCCGCTCCAGCAAGGCTACCAGCTCGACGATAATCCCTTCGACGATGGCCGATATGGACAGTATGGCCCTTCTCAGCAGCACCTTGCTATGCCCTCGGGCCCCGACCAGCACCGGTTACCTACTCCAAGCGATCATTTGAACCTCAATGCGGCT TCCGTCGACAATTTGTCTGGCTACGGCCCTCCTGGTGATTACGCCGTAAACCCTGAAGCGCATCACGATGCCTACTACAACCAACCTTACGAGCCTCGtcctcagcagcaacccTACGATCAGGGTTATGACCAAGAATACGACCAACCCTACGATGATCACAGGCCTATGCTGCAACATCAACCATCAGATGCGCCAAGCGAACCATACCAAGACCAACCGCAACAAGGTGGTGGAATTAAGCGCTGGAAAACCGTCAAGCAAGTCCTCTTGTACCGCGGTAACCTGGTTCTGGATTGTCCTGTTCCTCCAGTTCTGCTGCAACAGAACCCCCATGGAGAGCGTGATGAGTTCACACACATGCGATATTCCGCTGCGACTTGCGATCCCAATGACTTCTACGACCACGACTTCACACTGCGACAGAGGCTCTTCACAAAGCCCCGCCATACTGAGCTGTTCATTGTTGTGACAATGTATAACGAGGACGATATTTTGTTTGCCCGAACCATGACCGGTGTTTTCAAGAACATCGAGTACATGTGTAACCGTCCCAACAGTAAGACATGGGGTAAAGACGCGTGGAAGAAGATCGTCGTCTGTGTCGTCAGTGATGGTCGTTCCAAGATCAACCCCAGGACCAAGGCTCTTTTGGCCGGTATGGGTGTGTACCAAGAGGGTATCGCCAAGCAGCAGGTCAACGGAAAGGACGTCACAGCCCATATTTACGAATACACCACGCAAACTCACCTTCAGATCAAGAACGACGTTGTTCAGCTCGTCCACCGACGCCAGCCAGTCCAAATGCTGTTCTgtttgaaggagaagaacgCCAAGAAGATTAATTCACACAGATGGTTTTTTACGGCCTTTGGTAGAGTCCTGGACCCTAACATTTGTGTGCTTCTCGATGCGGGTACTCGACCCGGTGGAAGCTCAATTTACCATCTCTGGAAGGCCTTTGATCTCGAGCCCATGTGTGGTGGTGCTTGTGGTGAGATCAAGGCTATGTTGGGTACTGGTGGAAAATACCTTCTGAACCCCCTCGTCGCTGCTCAGAATTTTGAGTACAAGATGAGCAACATTCTCGATAAACCATTGGAATCTGCTTTTGGTTTTATCTCTGTGTTGCCCGGTGCCTTCTCAGCCTACCGCTATGTAGCTCTTCAAAATGACAAGAACGGAAAGGGGCCTCTTGAGAAATACTTCTTGGGTGAGACGCTCCACGGTGGAAGCGATGCTGGTCTTTTCGAGTCCAACATGTATCTCGCCGAAGATCGTATTCTTTGCTTCGAGCTGGTCACTAAGCGCAACTGCCATTGGATCCTGCAGTACGTCAAGTCAGCTACTGGCGAGACTGATGTTCCCGATACGGTTACCGAGCTTGTTCTCCAGCGTCGTCGTTGGCTCAACGGTTCTTTCTTCGCTGCTATCTACGCTATTGTTCACTTCCTCGACTTCCTCCGATCTGATCACACTTTCTTGCGAAAGtttgccttcttcatcgaattcatcttcaacactaTTAACATGATCTTCGCTTGGTTCGCTATTGGTAACTTCTTCCTCGTTTTCAAGATTCTCACAACAAGTTTGGGAGATGATACGTTACTTGGGCGGACAGGAGAAATTCTGGGTGTCGTTTTCACCTGGCTCTACGGTGTATTCCTGATTACTTGCTTCGTTTTATCTCTGGGCAATCGACCAGCAGGTTCTGGTAGGCTCTATACCGCCATGTGTTGGTTCTGGGCTATTATCATGAT CTATCTATTGTTTGCTGCTATTTTCATCGCTGTCAAAGCTATCATAGCTGACGTCAACGACGCAAACGGCTTTAATTTTGCAgacatcttcaagaacaaggtctTTTACATGCTCATCATCTCAGTCATGTCGACATTTGGTATCTGGTTGATCGCTTCGCTGATCATGCTGGATCCCTGGCACATGGCTACCTCTTTGGTCCAGTACATGCTTCTCACGCCCACCTTTACAAATGTTCTGAACGTCTACGCCTTCTGCAACACCCACGATGTTTCTTGGGGTACCAAGGGTGACgacaaggttgagaagcttccTTCGGTCAACACCAAGGATGGTACTGGAAAAACGGATCTGCCCGACGAAGGAGATTTGAACGCACAATACCAGCGAGAACTTGCTGTCTTTGCGCAGAAGCATGTTGAAGTCAAGACTACTCCTACTCCCAGCCAGCTTCAGGAGAAGCAAATGGACTACTACAGAGGTGTTCGTACTGGCGTCGTGCTCATCTGGATGGTGTCAAACTTTGGTCTGGCGGCGCTTGTTCTGAGCTCTGCAGGTCTGGATCGAATCAGCCCGAACAAGGATAAGGACCATGAAGCGGAACAGCTGAGCCGATCCAACATCTACATGTCTATCGTCCTTTGGAGTGTGGCAGGTCTGAGCGCGTTCAAGTTTATCGGTGCGATGTGGTTCTTGGTGGTGCGCATGTTCCGAGGTGTCTAA
- a CDS encoding chitin synthase 3 has translation MSYNRLDDDYYNNEMDPRYGAQPQQHPHPHRTPSPGQPLQQGYQLDDNPFDDGRYGQYGPSQQHLAMPSGPDQHRLPTPSDHLNLNAAQSVDNLSGYGPPGDYAVNPEAHHDAYYNQPYEPRPQQQPYDQGYDQEYDQPYDDHRPMLQHQPSDAPSEPYQDQPQQGGGIKRWKTVKQVLLYRGNLVLDCPVPPVLLQQNPHGERDEFTHMRYSAATCDPNDFYDHDFTLRQRLFTKPRHTELFIVVTMYNEDDILFARTMTGVFKNIEYMCNRPNSKTWGKDAWKKIVVCVVSDGRSKINPRTKALLAGMGVYQEGIAKQQVNGKDVTAHIYEYTTQTHLQIKNDVVQLVHRRQPVQMLFCLKEKNAKKINSHRWFFTAFGRVLDPNICVLLDAGTRPGGSSIYHLWKAFDLEPMCGGACGEIKAMLGTGGKYLLNPLVAAQNFEYKMSNILDKPLESAFGFISVLPGAFSAYRYVALQNDKNGKGPLEKYFLGETLHGGSDAGLFESNMYLAEDRILCFELVTKRNCHWILQYVKSATGETDVPDTVTELVLQRRRWLNGSFFAAIYAIVHFLDFLRSDHTFLRKFAFFIEFIFNTINMIFAWFAIGNFFLVFKILTTSLGDDTLLGRTGEILGVVFTWLYGVFLITCFVLSLGNRPAGSGRLYTAMCWFWAIIMM, from the exons ATGTCGTATAATCGCCTAG ACGACGATTACTATAACAACGAAATGGATCCTCGCTATGGGGcacagcctcagcaacatcCACACCCTCACCGGACGCCTTCGCCAGGACAGCCGCTCCAGCAAGGCTACCAGCTCGACGATAATCCCTTCGACGATGGCCGATATGGACAGTATGGCCCTTCTCAGCAGCACCTTGCTATGCCCTCGGGCCCCGACCAGCACCGGTTACCTACTCCAAGCGATCATTTGAACCTCAATGCGGCT CAGTCCGTCGACAATTTGTCTGGCTACGGCCCTCCTGGTGATTACGCCGTAAACCCTGAAGCGCATCACGATGCCTACTACAACCAACCTTACGAGCCTCGtcctcagcagcaacccTACGATCAGGGTTATGACCAAGAATACGACCAACCCTACGATGATCACAGGCCTATGCTGCAACATCAACCATCAGATGCGCCAAGCGAACCATACCAAGACCAACCGCAACAAGGTGGTGGAATTAAGCGCTGGAAAACCGTCAAGCAAGTCCTCTTGTACCGCGGTAACCTGGTTCTGGATTGTCCTGTTCCTCCAGTTCTGCTGCAACAGAACCCCCATGGAGAGCGTGATGAGTTCACACACATGCGATATTCCGCTGCGACTTGCGATCCCAATGACTTCTACGACCACGACTTCACACTGCGACAGAGGCTCTTCACAAAGCCCCGCCATACTGAGCTGTTCATTGTTGTGACAATGTATAACGAGGACGATATTTTGTTTGCCCGAACCATGACCGGTGTTTTCAAGAACATCGAGTACATGTGTAACCGTCCCAACAGTAAGACATGGGGTAAAGACGCGTGGAAGAAGATCGTCGTCTGTGTCGTCAGTGATGGTCGTTCCAAGATCAACCCCAGGACCAAGGCTCTTTTGGCCGGTATGGGTGTGTACCAAGAGGGTATCGCCAAGCAGCAGGTCAACGGAAAGGACGTCACAGCCCATATTTACGAATACACCACGCAAACTCACCTTCAGATCAAGAACGACGTTGTTCAGCTCGTCCACCGACGCCAGCCAGTCCAAATGCTGTTCTgtttgaaggagaagaacgCCAAGAAGATTAATTCACACAGATGGTTTTTTACGGCCTTTGGTAGAGTCCTGGACCCTAACATTTGTGTGCTTCTCGATGCGGGTACTCGACCCGGTGGAAGCTCAATTTACCATCTCTGGAAGGCCTTTGATCTCGAGCCCATGTGTGGTGGTGCTTGTGGTGAGATCAAGGCTATGTTGGGTACTGGTGGAAAATACCTTCTGAACCCCCTCGTCGCTGCTCAGAATTTTGAGTACAAGATGAGCAACATTCTCGATAAACCATTGGAATCTGCTTTTGGTTTTATCTCTGTGTTGCCCGGTGCCTTCTCAGCCTACCGCTATGTAGCTCTTCAAAATGACAAGAACGGAAAGGGGCCTCTTGAGAAATACTTCTTGGGTGAGACGCTCCACGGTGGAAGCGATGCTGGTCTTTTCGAGTCCAACATGTATCTCGCCGAAGATCGTATTCTTTGCTTCGAGCTGGTCACTAAGCGCAACTGCCATTGGATCCTGCAGTACGTCAAGTCAGCTACTGGCGAGACTGATGTTCCCGATACGGTTACCGAGCTTGTTCTCCAGCGTCGTCGTTGGCTCAACGGTTCTTTCTTCGCTGCTATCTACGCTATTGTTCACTTCCTCGACTTCCTCCGATCTGATCACACTTTCTTGCGAAAGtttgccttcttcatcgaattcatcttcaacactaTTAACATGATCTTCGCTTGGTTCGCTATTGGTAACTTCTTCCTCGTTTTCAAGATTCTCACAACAAGTTTGGGAGATGATACGTTACTTGGGCGGACAGGAGAAATTCTGGGTGTCGTTTTCACCTGGCTCTACGGTGTATTCCTGATTACTTGCTTCGTTTTATCTCTGGGCAATCGACCAGCAGGTTCTGGTAGGCTCTATACCGCCATGTGTTGGTTCTGGGCTATTATCATGATGTAA